From Fundulus heteroclitus isolate FHET01 chromosome 14, MU-UCD_Fhet_4.1, whole genome shotgun sequence, the proteins below share one genomic window:
- the arhgef11 gene encoding rho guanine nucleotide exchange factor 11 isoform X2 gives MLASYLAALFQQKAQALCFAGPRSGLAVGEEQVGRVDFRDGETAVWKERGLNVRLFFCLRLVLPPSCTPHPLGSCPSITHGLFVITSVFIRCLCFLSPPFRSLFFPPWCSLTVPSKRFPLLRLCVSCDSEVAGKKHTHLFSPFAAWFNSLTIGDSERRAPASQQRELTVDDSASPGLVQRCVVVQKDQLGFGFTVCGERVKLVQNVRPGGAAVKAGVQEGDRIIKVNGSLVSSMTHQEVVKLIKSGPYVALTLQGPATSATSQPLEPLPTDPAPNHRSALAGEGPPPPPPPLPSGPGSTASQRITGPKPLQDPVVQKHASQILRKMLEQEEAELQVLMDERLRNPSPSLEERIESAKRRAHQVRVKIQNQEGTRSESVTSYIQAGEGRLSMDSSEGDSESGFSQAFETPTSSPSLPFRITHHQRQNSDSHIPSDTVVKSQIISPEEEDEDGYAFNEMDGPFQDIELLKSRPAHMTVFMRYVFTQLLDPNPLLFYLSVEAYLGSSPKDARALAPQICSHFLDPDAPLKIKVREEYLTDIETRLHAQEDIRGPLSELQQQVLPDIQEQILDYRSKQMMGLGSLFGEGDLLQLDGDPLKERQVVDRQVTALWEILSKHEEDRSSPLASAVVLYLRHSGIKLRDSKVFPGLSTEKEKWLAFLKSKKPSSVKKDKDGDDKRRNPILKYIGKPRSVSQSMRSGSVRNIIQQFENHTELPGEEDGDGADPQRLSSSSLGEEGMDSPTVSVRLGRSGSLKAQGEDRRRGAVPGGDSVPRSRSDVDMEDCEEREQPGLRLLHLSTSSSASSSSARSLENPTPPYTPRSRRRSVDSQLALLPDAVVLEDEVCDGQNWRDTVPPELLATLSPKEVERQAVIYELFTSEVSHLRTLRVLDKVFYRKMRSVLNPEELACIFPNLPQVYELHASLCEEMKKRRESPIVQDIGDVMLAKFEGAAGSEFQEHASQLCCQQTQALELIKNKKRKESRFAQIILECEASPQCRRLQLKDLLVSEMQRLTKYPLLLDNIIKYTEGGSSDLPSLRRAQACCRGILKAVNEDVRETEHRQRLSQYQRRLDAAPQFKSLDLTTKTMIHEGPLIWKVNKDKQIEIQALLLSDCLVLLQKGPDDRLQLRYPSRWLGGAGGVMVDNKPSFSPLVKLDALLVRSVATDKKALYIISTAETLIYELVAGSPSEKDTWIGLLEKTTKASSPMTNHRSLSVPSPRLRGTSPVLTEVNPVEEQVGFMESLPSNHGAVLGDLPSDQLGAGSCDENLAVGVADAALHDVETLRKLLLPDVEEDRWSHDTEDTPTNTMSNGNAERRRQESTETVLDLCINESEPKQPEAPPPDSRQPDVKVVRKAVVAGAPPPPPSSSVPEDITDGVSLPSDLSSQSGGEAGTQGNMFYLVLPSEQGESATDDLPDPPTPTASHFPLPLEEVTSAQTRPEEEAAACSPEFSQSETDAMQMEVDLEEEEEEEETGPAQAGQQSHVIKNVDEIFVAIESLTSKLHKLKEIERAHQKLLESLRDPSFSQESEDQPCRSATVSRTPSMDRSSVDGKEGTPAEPKILSTGF, from the exons ATGTTAGCGTCTTATCTCGCCGCACTCTTCCAACAAAAAGCGCAAGCGCTCTGTTTCGCCGGCCCGAGGTCCGGTTTGGCTGTGGGGGAAGAACAGGTCGGACGGGTTGACTTTAGGGATGGTGAAACCGCCGTCTGGAAGGAGAGAGGGCTTAATGTCAGATTGTTTTTCTGCCTGCGTTTGGTGTTGCCACCTTCTTGTACCCCACATCCCCTGGGATCCTGTCCTTCCATCACCCACGGCCTGTTTGTGATCACCTCTGTCTTCATCAGGTGTCTTTgctttctctctccccccttCCGCTCactgtttttccccccttggTGTTCTCTCACCGTTCCGTCCAAACGCTTCCCACTCCTGCGTCTTTGTGTGTCATGTGACAGCGAGGTGGCCGGTAAAAAACACACCCACCTGTTCAG CCCCTTTGCTGCTTG GTTCAACAGTCTGACGATCGGCGACTCGGAGCGCAGGGCCCCCGCGAGCCAACAGAGAGAGCTGACGGTCGACGACAGTGCAA GTCCTGGTCTGGTCCAGAGGTGCGTGGTGGTGCAGAAGGACCAGCTCGGTTTCGGCTTCACCGTCTGTGGCGAGAGGGTCAAGCTCGTGCAGAATGTGCGACCAG GTGGCGCTGCAGTCAAAGCTGGGGTACAGGAGGGCGACCGGATCATTAAG GTGAACGGCTCTCTGGTGTCCTCCATGACTCACCAGGAGGTGGTAAAGCTCATAAAAT CTGGACCGTATGTCGCACTGACACTACAAGGACCGGCCACCTCAGCCACCTCTCAGCCCCTGGAGCCCCTCCCTACAGACCCTGCACCCAATCACAGGTCGGCTCTGGCTGGGGAGGGTCCGCCGCCGCCACCTCCACCCTTACCGTCTGGACCGGGTAGCACCGCATCCCAAAGAATCACCGGACCCAAGCCGCTACAG GATCCAGTGGTGCAGAAACATGCAAGTCAGATACTCAGGAAAATGCTGGAGCAGGAAGAGGCTGAACTCCAG gtCTTGATGGACGAACGGCTGAGAAACCCGTCGCCGTCGCTGGAGGAGCGGATAGAAAGTGCCAAGAGGAGAGCTCACCAAGTCAGAGTCAAGATTCAGAATCAG GAGGGAACGCGATCAGAATCTGTCACCAGCTACATCCAAGCAGGAGAAG GACGGCTGTCGATGGACTCCAGCGAGGGAGACTCAGAG TCCGGCTTCTCCCAGGCCTTTGAGACTCCCACCTCCTCCCCCTCATTACCCTTCAGGATCACCCATCACCAACGCCAGAACTCGGACTCACACATCCCGTCTGACACG GTTGTAAAGAGCCAGATCATCAGCCcggaggaggaagatgaagatGGCTACGCCTTTAACGAG ATGGACGGTCCCTTCCAGGACATCGAGCTGTTGAAGTCCCGGCCGGCTCACATGACAGTGTTCATGAGATACGTCTTCACCCAGCTGCTGGACCCCAACCCTCTG ctGTTCTACCTGTCTGTCGAAGCTTATTTAGGCTCCAGTCCTAAAGACGCTCGAGCTCTTGCACCTCAGATCTGCTCCCATTTCCTGGATCCAGACGCA CCTTTGAAAATCAAAGTGCGAGAGGAATATCTAACAGATATAG AGACTCGCCTTCACGCCCAGGAGGACATCAGAGGTCCTCtgtctgagctgcagcagcaggttctGCCGGACATCCAGGAGCAGATCCTAGACTACAG GAGCAAGCAGATGATGGGTCTGGGCTCTCTGTTTGGGGAGGGAGACCTACTGCAGCTGGACGGAGACCCCCTGAAGGAGAGACAGGTGGTGGACAGACAGGTCACCGCCCTCTGGGAGATTCT ATCAAAGCATGAAGAGGACAGGAG TTCTCCTCTGGCCTCGGCCGTCGTCCTGTACCTGCGGCATTCTGGCATCAAGCTCAGGGACTCCAAGGTCTTCCCCGGCCTGAGCACAGAGAAGGAGAAGTGGCTGGCTTTTCTAAAATCCAAGAAG CCCAGCAGtgtaaagaaagacaaagatgGAGACGATAAAAGGAGAAACCCCATCCTGAAGTACATCGGCAAACCCCGGAGCGTCTCTCAGTCCA TGCGCTCGGGCAGCGTGAGGAACATCATCCAGCAGTTTGAGAATCACACCGAGCTTCCAGGAGAGGAGGACGGGGATGGTGCGGACCCCCAGAGGCTCTCCTCGAGCAGCCTGGGAGAAGAAGGCATGGACAG CCCCACGGTCTCGGTGCGTCTGGGACGCAGTGGGTCGTTGAAGGCTCAGGGAGAGGACCGCCGGCGGGGCGCCGTCCCCGGTGGCGACTCCGTGCCGCGCTCTCGAAGCGACGTGGACATGGAGGACTGCGAGGAGAGGGAGCAACCTGGCCTCCGGCTGCTCCATCTCAGCACCTCGTCGTCCGCGTCCAGCAGCTCTGCTCG GTCTCTTGAGAACCCTACACCCCCATACACCCCTCGGTCCAGACGCAG GAGCGTGGACTCCCAGCTGGCCCTGCTGCCAGACGCTGTGGTGCTGGAGGACGAGGTCTGTGACGGTCAGAACTGGCGGGACACGGTTCCCCCCGAGCTCCTGGCAACTCTCAGCCCGAAGGAGGTGGAGCGGCAAGCGGTCATTTACG AGCTCTTCACCTCCGAGGTGTCCCACCTGCGGACCTTACGGGTCCTGGATAAGGTGTTTTACCGGAAGATGAGATCTGTGCTGAACCCCGAAGAGCTGGCCTGCATCTTCCCAAACCTGCCGCAGGTCTACGAACTCCACG cAAGTCTCTGTGAGGAGATGAAGAAGCGAAGAGAAAGTCCCATCGTTCAGGACATCGGAGACGTCATGCTGGCCAAG TTTGAAGGAGCAGCCGGCAGCGAGTTTCAGGAACACGCGTCGCAGCTGTGCTGCCAGCAGACTCAGGCTCTGGAGCTCATCAAGAACAAGAAACGGAAAGAATCCCGCTTCGCCCAGATTATCCTG GAGTGTGAGGCGAGTCCTCAGTGTCGGAGGCTGCAGCTCAAAGACCTGCTGGTGTCTGAGATGCAGAGACTCACCAAGTACCCTCTGCTGCTCGACAACATCATCAAATACACGGAGG gcGGGTCGTCGGACCTCCCGTCGCTTCGGCGCGCCCAGGCTTGTTGCCGGGGGATACTGAAGGCGGTCAACGAGGACGTGAGGGAAACGGAGCACCGGCAACGCCTCAGCCAGTACCAGCGCAGACTGGATGCTGCGCCTCAGTTCAAG AGTCTGGACCTCACCACCAAGACGATGATTCACGAAGGTCCTCTCATCTGGAAGGTCAACAAAGACAAGCAGATCG AGATCCAAGCgctgctgctgtcagactgCCTGGTCCTCCTTCAGAAAGGCCCCGACGATCGGCTGCAGCTACGCTATCCGTCCCGCTGGTTGGGAGGAGCAGGAGGGGTCATGGTGGACAACAAGCCCTCGTTCAGTCCTCTGGTGAAGCTGGACGCGCTGCTTGTCCGCTCCGTAGCCACAG ACAAAAAGGCGCTGTACATAATCAGCACTGCGGAGACGCTGATTTATGAGCTGGTGGCAGGATCGCCATCTGAGAAAGACAC CTGGATAGGTTTACTTGAAAAGACCACCAAAGCTTCATCTCCAATGACCAATCACAGATCACTTTCTGTACC TTCTCCCAGACTACGCGGCACTTCACCCGTCTTAACTGAAG TCAACCCTGTGGAGGAGCAGGTGGGTTTCATGGAGAGCCTTCCCTCCAACCATGGCGCCGTGTTGGGTGACCTTCCCTCTGACCAACTTGGAGCTGGTAGCTGTGATGAGAACCTGGCAGTCGGAGTGGCCGACGCCGCCCTACACGACG TGGAAACCCTGCGGAAGCTGCTGTTACCAGATGTGGAGGAGGACAGGTGGAGCCACGACACAGAGGACACACCCACCAACACCATGAGCAACGGAAACGCTGAGAGACGGCGGCAGGAGTCCACGGAGACCGTCCTGGACCTCTGCATCAACGAATCGGAGCCCAAGCAGCCGGAGGCTCCGCCCCCAGACAGCAGGCAGCCCGATGTTAAGGTCGTGAGGAAAG CTGTGGTTGCGggtgctcctcctcctcctccttcttcttctgtccCTGAGGACATCACTGACGGTGTTAGCCTCCCCTCCGATCTGTCGTCCCAGTCTGGAGGCGAGGCCGGCACGCAGG GGAACATGTTCTACCTGGTGTTACCCTCAGAGCAGGGCGAGAGCGCCACCGACGACCTCCCTGACCCTCCTACACCCACCGCCAGCCACTTCCCGCTGCCTCTagaggaagtgacgtcagcacAGACTCGACCAGAGGAGGAAGCAGCCGCCTGCAGCCCCGagttcagccaatcagagacagaTGCTATGCAAATGGAGGTAGATctagaggaagaagaagaagaagaggaaacgGGCCCAGCACAGGCTGGACAACAAAGCCACGTGATCAAAAACGTAGATGAGATTTTTGTCGCCATCGAGAGTTTGACGAGCAAGTTGCACAAATTGAAG GAAATTGAGAGGGCCCACCAGAAGCTGCTAGAATCGCTCAGAGATCCCTCCTTCAGTCAGGAGTCAGAGGACCAACCGTGTCGCTCTGCAACCGTCTCCAGGACGCCCTCCATGGATCGCAGCTCAGTAGACG GTAAGGAGGGAACCCCAGCAGAGCCCAAAATCCTGTCAACTGGATTCTAA
- the arhgef11 gene encoding rho guanine nucleotide exchange factor 11 isoform X3, with product MLASYLAALFQQKAQALCFAGPRSGLAVGEEQVGRVDFRDGETAVWKERGLNVRLFFCLRLVLPPSCTPHPLGSCPSITHGLFVITSVFIRCLCFLSPPFRSLFFPPWCSLTVPSKRFPLLRLCVSCDSEVAGKKHTHLFSPFAAWFNSLTIGDSERRAPASQQRELTVDDSASPGLVQRCVVVQKDQLGFGFTVCGERVKLVQNVRPGGAAVKAGVQEGDRIIKVNGSLVSSMTHQEVVKLIKSGPYVALTLQGPATSATSQPLEPLPTDPAPNHRSALAGEGPPPPPPPLPSGPGSTASQRITGPKPLQDPVVQKHASQILRKMLEQEEAELQVLMDERLRNPSPSLEERIESAKRRAHQVRVKIQNQEGTRSESVTSYIQAGEGRLSMDSSEGDSESGFSQAFETPTSSPSLPFRITHHQRQNSDSHIPSDTVVKSQIISPEEEDEDGYAFNEMDGPFQDIELLKSRPAHMTVFMRYVFTQLLDPNPLLFYLSVEAYLGSSPKDARALAPQICSHFLDPDAPLKIKVREEYLTDIETRLHAQEDIRGPLSELQQQVLPDIQEQILDYRSKQMMGLGSLFGEGDLLQLDGDPLKERQVVDRQVTALWEILSKHEEDRSSPLASAVVLYLRHSGIKLRDSKVFPGLSTEKEKWLAFLKSKKPSSVKKDKDGDDKRRNPILKYIGKPRSVSQSTFHVPLSPTEVRSGSVRNIIQQFENHTELPGEEDGDGADPQRLSSSSLGEEGMDSPTVSVRLGRSGSLKAQGEDRRRGAVPGGDSVPRSRSDVDMEDCEEREQPGLRLLHLSTSSSASSSSARSVDSQLALLPDAVVLEDEVCDGQNWRDTVPPELLATLSPKEVERQAVIYELFTSEVSHLRTLRVLDKVFYRKMRSVLNPEELACIFPNLPQVYELHASLCEEMKKRRESPIVQDIGDVMLAKFEGAAGSEFQEHASQLCCQQTQALELIKNKKRKESRFAQIILECEASPQCRRLQLKDLLVSEMQRLTKYPLLLDNIIKYTEGGSSDLPSLRRAQACCRGILKAVNEDVRETEHRQRLSQYQRRLDAAPQFKSLDLTTKTMIHEGPLIWKVNKDKQIEIQALLLSDCLVLLQKGPDDRLQLRYPSRWLGGAGGVMVDNKPSFSPLVKLDALLVRSVATDKKALYIISTAETLIYELVAGSPSEKDTWIGLLEKTTKASSPMTNHRSLSVPSPRLRGTSPVLTEVNPVEEQVGFMESLPSNHGAVLGDLPSDQLGAGSCDENLAVGVADAALHDVETLRKLLLPDVEEDRWSHDTEDTPTNTMSNGNAERRRQESTETVLDLCINESEPKQPEAPPPDSRQPDVKVVRKAVVAGAPPPPPSSSVPEDITDGVSLPSDLSSQSGGEAGTQGNMFYLVLPSEQGESATDDLPDPPTPTASHFPLPLEEVTSAQTRPEEEAAACSPEFSQSETDAMQMEVDLEEEEEEEETGPAQAGQQSHVIKNVDEIFVAIESLTSKLHKLKEIERAHQKLLESLRDPSFSQESEDQPCRSATVSRTPSMDRSSVDGKEGTPAEPKILSTGF from the exons ATGTTAGCGTCTTATCTCGCCGCACTCTTCCAACAAAAAGCGCAAGCGCTCTGTTTCGCCGGCCCGAGGTCCGGTTTGGCTGTGGGGGAAGAACAGGTCGGACGGGTTGACTTTAGGGATGGTGAAACCGCCGTCTGGAAGGAGAGAGGGCTTAATGTCAGATTGTTTTTCTGCCTGCGTTTGGTGTTGCCACCTTCTTGTACCCCACATCCCCTGGGATCCTGTCCTTCCATCACCCACGGCCTGTTTGTGATCACCTCTGTCTTCATCAGGTGTCTTTgctttctctctccccccttCCGCTCactgtttttccccccttggTGTTCTCTCACCGTTCCGTCCAAACGCTTCCCACTCCTGCGTCTTTGTGTGTCATGTGACAGCGAGGTGGCCGGTAAAAAACACACCCACCTGTTCAG CCCCTTTGCTGCTTG GTTCAACAGTCTGACGATCGGCGACTCGGAGCGCAGGGCCCCCGCGAGCCAACAGAGAGAGCTGACGGTCGACGACAGTGCAA GTCCTGGTCTGGTCCAGAGGTGCGTGGTGGTGCAGAAGGACCAGCTCGGTTTCGGCTTCACCGTCTGTGGCGAGAGGGTCAAGCTCGTGCAGAATGTGCGACCAG GTGGCGCTGCAGTCAAAGCTGGGGTACAGGAGGGCGACCGGATCATTAAG GTGAACGGCTCTCTGGTGTCCTCCATGACTCACCAGGAGGTGGTAAAGCTCATAAAAT CTGGACCGTATGTCGCACTGACACTACAAGGACCGGCCACCTCAGCCACCTCTCAGCCCCTGGAGCCCCTCCCTACAGACCCTGCACCCAATCACAGGTCGGCTCTGGCTGGGGAGGGTCCGCCGCCGCCACCTCCACCCTTACCGTCTGGACCGGGTAGCACCGCATCCCAAAGAATCACCGGACCCAAGCCGCTACAG GATCCAGTGGTGCAGAAACATGCAAGTCAGATACTCAGGAAAATGCTGGAGCAGGAAGAGGCTGAACTCCAG gtCTTGATGGACGAACGGCTGAGAAACCCGTCGCCGTCGCTGGAGGAGCGGATAGAAAGTGCCAAGAGGAGAGCTCACCAAGTCAGAGTCAAGATTCAGAATCAG GAGGGAACGCGATCAGAATCTGTCACCAGCTACATCCAAGCAGGAGAAG GACGGCTGTCGATGGACTCCAGCGAGGGAGACTCAGAG TCCGGCTTCTCCCAGGCCTTTGAGACTCCCACCTCCTCCCCCTCATTACCCTTCAGGATCACCCATCACCAACGCCAGAACTCGGACTCACACATCCCGTCTGACACG GTTGTAAAGAGCCAGATCATCAGCCcggaggaggaagatgaagatGGCTACGCCTTTAACGAG ATGGACGGTCCCTTCCAGGACATCGAGCTGTTGAAGTCCCGGCCGGCTCACATGACAGTGTTCATGAGATACGTCTTCACCCAGCTGCTGGACCCCAACCCTCTG ctGTTCTACCTGTCTGTCGAAGCTTATTTAGGCTCCAGTCCTAAAGACGCTCGAGCTCTTGCACCTCAGATCTGCTCCCATTTCCTGGATCCAGACGCA CCTTTGAAAATCAAAGTGCGAGAGGAATATCTAACAGATATAG AGACTCGCCTTCACGCCCAGGAGGACATCAGAGGTCCTCtgtctgagctgcagcagcaggttctGCCGGACATCCAGGAGCAGATCCTAGACTACAG GAGCAAGCAGATGATGGGTCTGGGCTCTCTGTTTGGGGAGGGAGACCTACTGCAGCTGGACGGAGACCCCCTGAAGGAGAGACAGGTGGTGGACAGACAGGTCACCGCCCTCTGGGAGATTCT ATCAAAGCATGAAGAGGACAGGAG TTCTCCTCTGGCCTCGGCCGTCGTCCTGTACCTGCGGCATTCTGGCATCAAGCTCAGGGACTCCAAGGTCTTCCCCGGCCTGAGCACAGAGAAGGAGAAGTGGCTGGCTTTTCTAAAATCCAAGAAG CCCAGCAGtgtaaagaaagacaaagatgGAGACGATAAAAGGAGAAACCCCATCCTGAAGTACATCGGCAAACCCCGGAGCGTCTCTCAGTCCA caTTCCACGTCCCGTTGTCACCCACCGAAG TGCGCTCGGGCAGCGTGAGGAACATCATCCAGCAGTTTGAGAATCACACCGAGCTTCCAGGAGAGGAGGACGGGGATGGTGCGGACCCCCAGAGGCTCTCCTCGAGCAGCCTGGGAGAAGAAGGCATGGACAG CCCCACGGTCTCGGTGCGTCTGGGACGCAGTGGGTCGTTGAAGGCTCAGGGAGAGGACCGCCGGCGGGGCGCCGTCCCCGGTGGCGACTCCGTGCCGCGCTCTCGAAGCGACGTGGACATGGAGGACTGCGAGGAGAGGGAGCAACCTGGCCTCCGGCTGCTCCATCTCAGCACCTCGTCGTCCGCGTCCAGCAGCTCTGCTCG GAGCGTGGACTCCCAGCTGGCCCTGCTGCCAGACGCTGTGGTGCTGGAGGACGAGGTCTGTGACGGTCAGAACTGGCGGGACACGGTTCCCCCCGAGCTCCTGGCAACTCTCAGCCCGAAGGAGGTGGAGCGGCAAGCGGTCATTTACG AGCTCTTCACCTCCGAGGTGTCCCACCTGCGGACCTTACGGGTCCTGGATAAGGTGTTTTACCGGAAGATGAGATCTGTGCTGAACCCCGAAGAGCTGGCCTGCATCTTCCCAAACCTGCCGCAGGTCTACGAACTCCACG cAAGTCTCTGTGAGGAGATGAAGAAGCGAAGAGAAAGTCCCATCGTTCAGGACATCGGAGACGTCATGCTGGCCAAG TTTGAAGGAGCAGCCGGCAGCGAGTTTCAGGAACACGCGTCGCAGCTGTGCTGCCAGCAGACTCAGGCTCTGGAGCTCATCAAGAACAAGAAACGGAAAGAATCCCGCTTCGCCCAGATTATCCTG GAGTGTGAGGCGAGTCCTCAGTGTCGGAGGCTGCAGCTCAAAGACCTGCTGGTGTCTGAGATGCAGAGACTCACCAAGTACCCTCTGCTGCTCGACAACATCATCAAATACACGGAGG gcGGGTCGTCGGACCTCCCGTCGCTTCGGCGCGCCCAGGCTTGTTGCCGGGGGATACTGAAGGCGGTCAACGAGGACGTGAGGGAAACGGAGCACCGGCAACGCCTCAGCCAGTACCAGCGCAGACTGGATGCTGCGCCTCAGTTCAAG AGTCTGGACCTCACCACCAAGACGATGATTCACGAAGGTCCTCTCATCTGGAAGGTCAACAAAGACAAGCAGATCG AGATCCAAGCgctgctgctgtcagactgCCTGGTCCTCCTTCAGAAAGGCCCCGACGATCGGCTGCAGCTACGCTATCCGTCCCGCTGGTTGGGAGGAGCAGGAGGGGTCATGGTGGACAACAAGCCCTCGTTCAGTCCTCTGGTGAAGCTGGACGCGCTGCTTGTCCGCTCCGTAGCCACAG ACAAAAAGGCGCTGTACATAATCAGCACTGCGGAGACGCTGATTTATGAGCTGGTGGCAGGATCGCCATCTGAGAAAGACAC CTGGATAGGTTTACTTGAAAAGACCACCAAAGCTTCATCTCCAATGACCAATCACAGATCACTTTCTGTACC TTCTCCCAGACTACGCGGCACTTCACCCGTCTTAACTGAAG TCAACCCTGTGGAGGAGCAGGTGGGTTTCATGGAGAGCCTTCCCTCCAACCATGGCGCCGTGTTGGGTGACCTTCCCTCTGACCAACTTGGAGCTGGTAGCTGTGATGAGAACCTGGCAGTCGGAGTGGCCGACGCCGCCCTACACGACG TGGAAACCCTGCGGAAGCTGCTGTTACCAGATGTGGAGGAGGACAGGTGGAGCCACGACACAGAGGACACACCCACCAACACCATGAGCAACGGAAACGCTGAGAGACGGCGGCAGGAGTCCACGGAGACCGTCCTGGACCTCTGCATCAACGAATCGGAGCCCAAGCAGCCGGAGGCTCCGCCCCCAGACAGCAGGCAGCCCGATGTTAAGGTCGTGAGGAAAG CTGTGGTTGCGggtgctcctcctcctcctccttcttcttctgtccCTGAGGACATCACTGACGGTGTTAGCCTCCCCTCCGATCTGTCGTCCCAGTCTGGAGGCGAGGCCGGCACGCAGG GGAACATGTTCTACCTGGTGTTACCCTCAGAGCAGGGCGAGAGCGCCACCGACGACCTCCCTGACCCTCCTACACCCACCGCCAGCCACTTCCCGCTGCCTCTagaggaagtgacgtcagcacAGACTCGACCAGAGGAGGAAGCAGCCGCCTGCAGCCCCGagttcagccaatcagagacagaTGCTATGCAAATGGAGGTAGATctagaggaagaagaagaagaagaggaaacgGGCCCAGCACAGGCTGGACAACAAAGCCACGTGATCAAAAACGTAGATGAGATTTTTGTCGCCATCGAGAGTTTGACGAGCAAGTTGCACAAATTGAAG GAAATTGAGAGGGCCCACCAGAAGCTGCTAGAATCGCTCAGAGATCCCTCCTTCAGTCAGGAGTCAGAGGACCAACCGTGTCGCTCTGCAACCGTCTCCAGGACGCCCTCCATGGATCGCAGCTCAGTAGACG GTAAGGAGGGAACCCCAGCAGAGCCCAAAATCCTGTCAACTGGATTCTAA